Genomic DNA from Thermogemmatispora onikobensis:
CTCTCGCAGAAGGCTGTGCCAGGCTGGCTCAGCCTGGACATCGCTGCCATGAGCGGGCGCGTGCTCTCGCTGCCGTCGCGCACCGATCTCGAACTGCCTTTTGAAGAGCAAATGGTGGTTGAGTATTATCAGGTTCGTTAGTCGGAAAAGCAAAGCAAAGCAAAGCTGTTGTAGGCGGTGGTAGTACAAGAAAGGCAGGTTAGAACCTTGCAAGACATCACTCTGCCTTCGCGCATCAGGAATACGAAAACCCAGGGCAATTACGGGTGCTTCGACATCGAGCCGCTGGAGGCGGGGTACGGCGTCACGGTAGGCAACGCCCTGCGGCGCGTGCTCCTGTCGTCGTTGCCGGGCGCGGCGGTGACGTCGATCCGCATCGAGGGGGTGCAGCACGAGTTTCAGGATATCCCCAACGTCATGGAAGACGTGACGGATATCGTGCTCAACGTCAAGAAGTTGCGCTTGCGCTGCTTCTCGGATCACCCGGTGACGATGCATCTGAACGTCTCCGGTGAGCGCATGGTGACGGCGGCGGACATCACAGCGCCCAGCACGGTGGAGATTGTTAACCCGGATCTCTACATCGCGACGCTGGATAACGAGAATGCGCGCCTCGATATGGAGATGGTTGTCGAGACTGGGCGCGGCTACGTCCCCGCCGATTCTAAGGAGGACCAGCCAATCGGCGTTATCCCGGTTGATGCCATCTACTCCCCCGTTGAGAAGGTGAATTTCACCGTGGAGCATACGCGCGTCGGCCAGATGACCAACTATGAAAAGGTGGTCCTGGAGATCTGGACCGACGGCACGATTACGCCCGAGGAGGCTCTCCGGCAGGGGGCCGATATCCTGGTGCGTCTCTTCTCGCAGCTCGCCAATTATCA
This window encodes:
- a CDS encoding DNA-directed RNA polymerase subunit alpha; protein product: MQDITLPSRIRNTKTQGNYGCFDIEPLEAGYGVTVGNALRRVLLSSLPGAAVTSIRIEGVQHEFQDIPNVMEDVTDIVLNVKKLRLRCFSDHPVTMHLNVSGERMVTAADITAPSTVEIVNPDLYIATLDNENARLDMEMVVETGRGYVPADSKEDQPIGVIPVDAIYSPVEKVNFTVEHTRVGQMTNYEKVVLEIWTDGTITPEEALRQGADILVRLFSQLANYHTTLTTEQEKPPLSSLPIPQKIYDTPIEELDLSVRAYNCLKRSNITKVGQILSMNEEDLLGVRNFGEKSLQELRDRLIARNFLPTNLRASTVGAEMNGDHEREG